In one Aricia agestis chromosome 5, ilAriAges1.1, whole genome shotgun sequence genomic region, the following are encoded:
- the LOC121726746 gene encoding scavenger receptor class B member 1-like, whose translation MYVKEPESGAGCIKCDTTDEGKESPYRLIHSDHSGTSTPERGHMANLVQRKSTSCRSITKTISVTLLIITSVLALIFPPMDFLLWEKLNMRPGLPPFDWWADPPDKVKMRVHVFNVTNHERFLAGVDTKLDVNEVGPIVYLEKLTHSNFRFNDNDTLTYFADRQLVFLPDDNHIDLNDTIIVPNIGVLGLLSYLYDGNYFVRTAIKLLIRQQGSSLFVRKTIYEYLWDFREPVVELSGRLAPGMLPVTNLGILNVIYFDFADEVTVKIGPRWGHKNFFRIDKVRGVPQMALYNPDVCPDRLTGSTEGVMYPQYLTKLDVLLYLRKSVCKIMPLYFVEEAVMEGVPVYRYNLTENVFDRITNGTDCYAGAPAHPFPDGISDASKCYYNFPLVASYPHFYTGSPPKDTYVTGLKPDRSKHSSYVYVEPKTGVPFESVARMQCNLYINDMSSYGDEELNKFSKLVLPLSWIEYKQEGLPNHFVYSIYFMVVILPPLAKVVCSLTLIVTSLLILNKIFKKTIIRSMFKKRKVEDLENNTIRVYEKEMFLQDSK comes from the exons atgtacgtGAAGGAGCCGGAGAGCGGGGCGGGCTGCATCAAGTGCGACACGACGGACGAAGGCAAGGAGTCCCCGTACAGGCTGATACACTCCGACCACTCGGGCACGTCCACCCCCGAGCGCGGGCACATGGCCAACCTGGTGCAGCGGAAGTCCACGTCCTGCA gATCCATAACGAAGACAATATCGGTGACACTCCTCATCATAACGTCAGTGCTGGCGCTGATATTCCCGCCCATGGACTTCCTGCTGTGGGAGAAACTGAACATGAGGCCAG GCCTCCCGCCATTTGACTGGTGGGCGGACCCGCCGGACAAGGTGAAGATGCGCGTGCACGTGTTCAACGTCACCAACCACGAGCGGTTCCTGGCCGGCGTCGACACCAAGCTCGATGTCAACGAGGTTGGACCCATCGTCTACCT GGAGAAGCTAACCCACTCCAACTTCCGGTTCAACGACAACGACACGTTGACGTACTTCGCGGACCGGCAGCTGGTGTTCCTGCCCGACGACAACCACATCGACCTCAACGATACCATCATCGTGCCCAACATTGGCGTGCtg GGCCTCCTATCCTACCTGTACGACGGGAACTACTTCGTGCGCACGGCCATCAAGCTGCTGATCCGGCAGCAGGGCAGCTCGCTGTTCGTCCGCAAGACGATATACGAGTACCTATGGGACTTTCGGGAACCCGTCGTAGAGTTGTCCGGCCGCCTCGCCCCAGGGATGCTACCCGTCACTAATTTGGGTATCCTGAATGTG ATTTACTTTGATTTTGCTGATGAAGTGACCGTCAAGATTGGGCCGCGGTGGGGCCACAAGAACTTCTTCAGAATAGACAAAGTTAGGGGTGTTCCACAAATGGCGCTATACAATCCTGAT GTGTGTCCGGACCGGCTAACGGGCTCCACAGAGGGTGTCATGTACCCGCAGTACCTCACTAAGCTGGACGTCCTCCTCTACCTGAGAAAGAGCGTCTGCAAAATCATGCCGCTCTACTTCGTAG AGGAGGCGGTGATGGAGGGAGTGCCGGTGTACCGGTACAACCTGACGGAGAACGTGTTCGACCGCATCACCAACGGCACGGACTGCTACGCCGGCGCGCCCGCACACCCCTTCCCCGACGGCATCAGTGATGCCTCCAAGTGCTACTACA ATTTCCCATTGGTGGCTTCATACCCTCACTTCTACACTGGATCCCCGCCGAAGGACACATACGTGACGGGGCTCAAGCCCGATAGAAGCAAACACAGCTCATACGTCTATGTGGAACCG AAAACCGGTGTACCCTTCGAGTCGGTGGCGCGGATGCAGTGCAACCTGTACATCAATGACATGTCCAGCTACGGCGACGAGGAGCTCAACAAGTTCTCCAAGCTAGTGCTGCCGCTCAGCTGGATAGAATAT AAACAAGAGGGCCTGCCAAATCATTTTGTATACTCGATATATTTCATGGTGGTCATACTGCCGCCGCTAGCGAAGGTCGTGTGCAGCCTTACACTAATAGTGACATCTTTACTGATCCTCAACAAAATATTCAAGAAGACAATCATACGTTCgatgtttaaaaaaagaaaagtggaagatttggaaaataatacaattagagTATACGAGAAGGAAATGTTTTTACAGGACTCAAAATAA